Proteins encoded together in one Salarias fasciatus chromosome 17, fSalaFa1.1, whole genome shotgun sequence window:
- the mest gene encoding mesoderm-specific transcript homolog protein, which translates to MREWWIHVGLICIPLLAVYLHIPPPQLSQALQKWHSAGEEFLFRGRRIFYRESYGALGSSDVVILLHGFPTSSHDWNKIWEPLTQRFHRVIALDFLGFGFSDKPRPHKYSVFEQANVVEALAAHLGLSNQRVNVVSHDYGDTVALELLYRSDHNQTGHLIFNSLCLSNGGLFPETHYPRLVQTLLKDSSFLAPLLTRLINYVIFQKGVGDVFGPYTQPTDAEFWDMWTALRYNDGNLVLDSILQYLSQRVKHRDRWVGALTSTSVPLHMIYGPLDPVNPHPEFIRRYQQLVRRSTITVLDEHISHYPQLEDPTGFLNAYFNFIHSF; encoded by the exons ATGAGAGAGTGGTGGATCCACGTGGGTCTGATCTGCATCCCGCTGCTGGCCGTCTACCTGCACATCCCGCCCCCGCAGCTGTCCCAGGCCCTGCAGAAGTGGCACAGTGCCGGGGAGGAGTTCCTCTTCAGGGGCCGCAGGATCTTCTACAGAG agTCTTACGGCGCTCTGGGGAGCTCGGATGTGGTCATCCTGCTGCATGGCTTCCCCACATCCAGCCACGACTGGAACAAG ATCTGGGAGCCTCTCACGCAGCGCTTCCATCGAGTCATCGCGCTGGACTTCCTGGGTTTTGGCTTCAGTGACAAGCCG CGGCCCCACAAGTACTCCGTCTTCGAGCAGGCCAACGTGGTGGAGGCCTTGGCGGCCCACCTGGGCCTCAGCAACCAGCGGGTGAACGTGGTGTCCCACGATTATGGAGACACTGTGGCCCTGGAGCTGCTGTACAG GAGTGATCACAATCAAACAGGTCACCTGATCTTCAACAGCCTCTGTCTTTCCAATGGAG GATTATTCCCAGAAACGCACTACCCACGGCTGGTGCAGACG CTGCTgaaggactccagttttctggcCCCGCTTCTCACGCGTCTCATCAACTACGTCATCTTTCAGAAAGG GGTTGGAGATGTGTTCGGTCCGTATACGCAGCCGACAGACGCCGAGTTCTGGGACATGTGGACCGCCCTGCGCTACAACGACGGGAACCTCGTCCTGGACAG TATTCTGCAGTACCTCAGCCAGAGGGTGAAACACCGGGACCGATGGGTGGGGGcgctcacctccacctccgtccCAC TGCACATGATCTACGGACCTCTGGACCCAGTCAACCCTCATCCCGAGTTCATCCGTCGTTACCA GCAGCTGGTGCGGAGGTCCACCATCACCGTCCTGGACGAACACATCAGTCACTACCCTCAGCTGGAGGACCCCACCGGCTTCCTGAATgcatattttaatttcattcactCTTTCTGA
- the ucn3l gene encoding urocortin 3, like, giving the protein MLSSLKTLLLLSVLCAPTSSLCVRLHQARPDLLCSDQRISDRREPDYPPGNDWDSLLQFTNYLSSSSSSSSAESSREKRTSHPAGYRILSRTKLKGQMLRNTSKGERRNRLTLSLDVPTNIMNVLFDVAKAKNLRAKAAQNARLLAHVGRRK; this is encoded by the coding sequence ATGCTGTCGTCCCTGaagaccctgctgctgctctcggTCCTGTGCGCACCGACCTCCAGCCTGTGCGTGCGCCTCCACCAAGCGCGCCCGGACCTCCTCTGCAGCGACCAGCGCATCTCAGACCGGAGAGAGCCGGATTACCCCCCTGGGAACGACTGGGACTCCCTCCTGCAGTTCACTAACtatctcagctcctcctcatcctcgtcctccGCTGAGTCCAGTCGGGAGAAAAGGACTTCCCATCCCGCCGGTTACCGCATCCTGAGCCGGACCAAGCTGAAAGGACAGATGCTCCGCAATACCAGCAAGGGGGAGCGGAGGAACAGGCTGACCCTGTCCCTGGACGTCCCCACCAACATCATGAACGTCCTCTTCGATGTGGCCAAAGCCAAAAACCTGCGCGCAAAGGCGGCGCAAAACGCGCGTCTCCTGGCTCACGTCGGGCGAAGGAAATGA
- the copg2 gene encoding coatomer subunit gamma-2 gives MIKKFDKKDEESGSGSNPFQHLEKSAVLQEARIFNETPINPRRCLHILTKIIYLLNQGEHFGTTEATEAFFAMTRLFQSNDQTLRRMCYLTIKEMANISEDVIIVTSSLTKDMTGKEDVYRGPAIRALCRITDTTMLQAIERYMKQAIVDKVPSVSSSALVSSLHMVKMSYDVVKRWVNEAQEAASSDNIMVQYHALGLLYHLRKNDRLAVTKMLNKFTKSGLKSPFAYCMLIRIASKLLDETEGGHDSPLFDFIESCLRNKNEMVVYEAASAIVHMPNCTARELAPAVSVLQLFCSSPKAALRYAAVRTLNKVAMKHPSAVTACNLDLENLITDSNRSIATLAITTLLKTGSESSVDRLMKQISSFVSEISDEFKVVVVQAISALCQKYPRKHSVMMNFLSNMLRDDGGFEYKRAIVDCIISIIEENPESKETGLAHLCEFIEDCEHTVLATKILHLLGKEGPRTPQPSKYIRFIFNRVVLESEAVRAAAVSALAKFGAQNDDLLPSVLVLMQRCMMDSDDEVRDRATFYMNVLQQKQKALNAAYIFNGLSVSVPGLEKSLHQYTLEPSEKPFDMKTVPLATTPITEQKTEIAPVATSKLPEKLAPSRQDIYQEQLAAVPEFQGLGPLFKSSEPVQLTEAETEYVVRCIKHTFARHMVFQFDCTNTLNDQLLQKVVVQMEPSESYEVIHYVPAASLPYSQPGSCYTLVRLPDDDPTAVSCTFSCTMKYLVRDCDPNTGEPDDDGYDDEYVLEDLEVTVADHIQKVLKPNFGAAWEEVGDENEKEETFALASVRTLDEAVGNIINFLGMQPCERSDKVPENKNSHVLFLAGVFRGGHDVLVRARLALADGVTMQVTVRSSEETVVDVILASVG, from the exons atgattaaaaaattcGATAAGAAGGACGAGGAGTCTG GAAGTGGATCCAATCCTTTCCAGCACCTGGAGAAAAGTGCTGTACTGCAGGAG GCACGTATCTTCAATGAGACTCCCATCAACCCTCGAAGATGCCTCCACATCCTCACCAAGATCATCTACCTCCTCAACCAG GGGGAGCATTTCGGGACCACAGAGGCCACGGAAGCTTTCTTTGCAATGACCAGACTCTTTCAGTCCAATGAT caAACCCTTCGAAGGATGTGCTATTTAACCATCAAAGAGATGGCCAACATCTCTGAGGATGTCATCATCGTCACAAGCAG TTTGACCAAGGACATGACTGGAAAGGAAGATGTGTACAGAGGACCGGCCATCAGAGCCCTCTGCAGGATTACAGAT ACCACCATGCTGCAGGCCATTGAGAGATACATGAAGCAGGCGATTGTTGACAAGGTGCCCAGTGTGTCCAGTTCGGCTCTCGTTTCCTCATTG CACATGGTGAAAATGAGCTACGATGTGGTGAAGCGTTGGGTGAATGAAGCCCAGGAAGCAGCTTCCAGTGACAACATCATGGTCCAG TATCACGCGCTGGGCCTGTTGTATCACCTCAGGAAGAACGACCGCCTCGCTGTGACCAAGATGCTCAACAAGTTCACCAAGTCTGGCCTGAAGTCTCCCTTTGCTTACTGCATGCTCATCCGGATCGCCAGCAAGCTGCTGGATGAGACCGAGGGAGG TCATGACAGCCCCTTGTTTGACTTCATCGAGAGCTGTCTGAGGAACAAGAATGAGATGGTGGTGTATGAGGCGGCCTCTGCCATCGTCCACATGCCCAACTGTACGGCCCGGGAGCTGGCGCCCGCTGTCTCAG tgcTGCAGCTGTTCTGCAGCTCCCCTAAAGCAGCTCTGAGATACGCTGCAGTCAGGACTCTCAACAAG GTGGCCATGAAGCATCCGTCAGCCGTGACGGCGTGCAACCTGGACCTGGAGAACCTGATCACCGACTCCAACCGCAGCATCGCCACGCTGGCCATCACCACTCTGCTGAAGACCGGCAGCGAGAGCAGCGTGGACCGGCTCATGAAGCAGATCTCCTCCTTCGTCTCTGAAATCTCCGACGAATTCAAG gtggtggtggtgcaggCCATCAGCGCCCTGTGCCAGAAGTATCCCAGAAAGCACAGCGTCATGATGAACTTCCTGTCCAACATGCTCCGAGACGAC GGTGGCTTCGAGTACAAGCGGGCCATCGTGGACtgcatcatcagcatcatcgaGGAGAACCCGGAGAGCAAGGAGACCGGCCTGGCCCACCTGTGCGAGTTCATCGAGGACTGCGAGCACACCGTGCTGGCCACCAAGATCCTGCACCTGCTGGGCAAGGAGGGGCCGCGCACGCCGCAGCCCTCCAAGTACATCCGCTTCATCTTCAACCGGGTGGTGCTGGAGAGCGAGGCGGTCCGTGCAG CTGCCGTCAGTGCTTTGGCTAAATTCGGAGCTCAGAATGACGACCTGCTGCCGAGCGTCCTGGTTCTCATGCAGAG GTGCATGATGGACAGCGACGACGAGGTGCGAGACAGAGCAACGTTCTACATGAACGTCctccagcagaagcagaaggCTCTGAACGCTGCCTACATCTTCAACG GACTGTCCGTCTCCGTCCCCGGGTTGGAGAAGTCCCTCCATCAGTACACGCTGGAGCCGTCGGAGAAGCCTTTCGACATGAAGACGGTGCCTCTGGCCACCACGCCCATCACAGAGCAGAAGACCG AAATCGCTCCAGTTGCCACCAGCAAGCTGCCGGAGAAGCTGGCCCCGTCACGCCAGGACATTTATCAGG AACAACTGGCCGCCGTCCCAGAGTTCCAGGGTCTCGGCCCGCTCTTCAAGTCCTCAGAGCCGGTCCAGCTGACGGAGGCCGAGACAGAATATGTCGTCCGCTGCATCAAACACACCTTCGCCCGACACATGGTGTTCCAGTTCGACTGCACCAACACTCTCAAcgaccagctgctgcagaag GTGGTGGTGCAGATGGAGCCGTCGGAATCCTACGAGGTGATTCACTACGTCCCCGCCGCCAGCCTCCCCTACAGCCAGCCCGGCTCCTGTTACACGCTGGTCCGGCTGCCCGACGACGACCCCACCGCCG tgTCTTGTACGTTCAGCTGCACCATGAAGTACCTGGTGAGAGACTGCGACCCGAACACAGGCGAGCCCGACGACGACGGTTACGACGACGAGTACGTG ctggaggatctggaggtgACGGTCGCCGATCACATCCAGAAGGTTCTGAAACCAAACTTTGGAGCGGCGTGGGAAGAAGTGGGAGATGAAAATGAGAAGGAGGAGACGTTCGCTCTGGCGTCTGTACGAACTCTGGACG AGGCGGTGGGTAACATCATCAACTTCTTGGGGATGCAGCCGTGTGAGCGATCTGACAAAGTCCCAGAAAACAAGAACTCACACGTCCTCTTCCTCGCTG GCGTGTTTCGCGGCGGCCACGACGTGCTGGTCCGCGCCCGCCTGGCGCTGGCCGACGGCGTCACCATGCAGGTGACGGTGCGCAGCAGCGAGGAGACGGTGGTGGACGTCATCCTGGCCTCGGTGGGATAA